The following is a genomic window from Citrifermentans bemidjiense Bem.
GCGGCGTTCTCGACGTACACCGTGTCCACCAGGCAGGGGCGGTTGCCGATCCGCTTCAACGCGCCCGATCGCGCCTTCGCCACGATGCGCGGCACCAGGTGGTTGTCGCCGGGGCCCCAGATCAGGTGGGGGCGCAGCGACACGGTCGCCAGCTCAGGTGCATTGGCCGCGAGCACCGCCTGTTCGGCCAGTGCCTTCGTGTGTGGGTAATGCGCCTCGAAATGCGCAGGGTAGGGGAGCGACTCGTCCCCTCCCTCCACGTCGGATCCGTCGAAGACGACGCTTGGGGAGCTGGTATAGACGAGCCTTTCGATGCCGAGCCTGCGGCAGGCCTCGATGACGTTTTCGGTGCCGGTGACGTTGGCGCGGTAGTACTCCTCGAACTCCCCCCAGATCCCCGCCTTCGCGGCGACATGGAAAACGACGTCGCACCCCCGGGCCGCGTCCGCCACCGCTTCCGGATCCGACAGGTCGCCCCGGCGCTGTTCCACGCCCAGCAGGGCCAGTTCCGGGTACTCGCCGCGCGAGAAGCTGACCGCCTGGTCCCCCCGGGCCAGCAACTGGCGCACAATGGCCGAGCCTAAGAAGCCCCCGCCGCCGGTCACGAGAGCCTTCATTTGAGCCTCGCAGCCGCCCAGACCGCCAGTTTTTCCCGAAAGATCTTGGCGTTGTGACGGATGTCCACCGGGAAGGCCGGGTGGAATAGTATGGTTTCAATCGACTTGGTGTGGATGTGGTCCTGTGCGTATGAGAGAAGCTCGGCCCGGACCAGTTCAGGATCCACCTTGACGTCCTTTTCCAGCTCCACGCAGAGCACGGGCTTCAGCTCGCCGGGTGCTCCCACCCCCACCAGCGCGGTGCGGAACACCGCCGGGTGGGCGTTGAACACTGCCTCGCACGGGATAGTGTAAAGCGGCCCGGACTCGGTCTCCACGCGGTGCGACTTGCGTCCGCAGAACCAGATCCTACCTTCCTCGTCGCGCCCGCCCAGATCCCCCATGCGGTGGAAGAAGGAACCTGTCTCGGGATCGGCGATCTTGGAGAGATGGTCCGATTCCGGGCGGTTGTAGTACCCCCTGGTGACCTGCTCCCCCTGCACCACGATCTCGCCGATCTTCCCGGTCGGTACCCGCAGCGATTCGTGCCAGCTGCAGATAGGGTCGTCGCTGATCTGGACGATCTCCAGTCGGATCCCCTCGACCGGCCTGCCGACGCAGACGCCGCCGCCGGCATCGGTGATCTTCCGGGTGGTTTCCAGGATCTCGGTGCTGCCGATGGAGCAGACGGGGAGCGCCTCGGTGGCGCCGTAAGGGGTGAAGACCTGCACGCCGGGGTTCAGGAGCGAAGTGAAGCGCTCCAGTACCGCAGCCGACACCGGGGCGCCGGCCGAGATGGCGCGTCTCAAGGTGGGAAGCTTCACCTGGTGCTGCACCCCGTAGCGCCCGACCCGGTTAATCAGTGCGGGTGAGCCGAACATGGTGGTGACGCCGTAGGTATGGATGGCGCCGATGATCTTCTTCGGGTCCACCGACCCCGGGCGGGTAAAGTCCATCTCCGGGATAACGGCGGTCATGCCGAGGGCGGGGGCGAAAAGGGCGAAGAGCGGGAAGGTAGGGAGGTCGATCTCGCCCGGCTCGATGCCGTAGACCTGCTTCAGCGCCTGCACCTGCGCCGCGAAATTGCCGTGGCTGTAGACCGCCCCCTTGGGAACCCCAGTGCTGCCGCTGGTGAAGAGGATGGCGGCGACGTCATCGGAGCTGGTCGGGGCGGGGACGAAGGGGGAAGCGTCGGTGTGCTCGTCGATGATCCTGTTGAGGGTGGTTCCTTCCCAGAAAAGGCGCGGACCGACGGTGATCCAGGTCCGGATGGTCTCCTTGCCCCAGCCGAAGATCAGCCGCGCTAGGTGCGCCTTGGGGATGCCGATGAAGGCGTGCGGCTGCGCCTCGGCAAAGCACTGCTTCAGGTTCTTGATCCCCAGCCCCGGGTCGATCAATACCGGCACCGCGCCCACCTTGAAGAGCGCGAAGGTAAGAGCGAAGAACTCCGGGCTAGGCGTCACCATAAGCACAGTGCGCACGCCGCGGCAGATGCCGTTGGCGATCAGCCCCCGTGCGATCCGGTCGCTCAGCGTGTTGAGCTCGGAGAAGCTCAAGCTCCGGTTCTGCTTGGGGAAGATGATGGCCCTCGTGTCGGGCTGGCGCTTCGCCATCTCCGGCAGGTGCGCTGCAATGTTGACCAGTTCGCTCTCTAGCATGGCCTTAACGGATCTCCCCGGGTTTAGTCTCTCGCAGGAATTCGGCAATCATCGGCACGACTTCTTGCTTCATGTCTTCCAGGATGTAGTGTCCGGCGTCGGGGTAGTTCTTCACCTTCGCCTTGGGGAAGCGGCGCCTCCACTCGGCGAGGAAGGTCCGGTCGAACACGAAGTCGAGCTCCCCCCAGAAGATGGCGATGGGGAGATCGGCGAAGCGCTCAAGACCCGCCGCTATCTCGCTCACCAGGTCGTAGTTGCGGTCGCCGGGGGCGAGCGGGATGTCCTGCACGAAGCGCAGCGTGGCGATGCGGTTCGCCCAGGAGTCGTAGGGGGAGCGGTACGCCTGCTGCAGTTCGCAGGGCATCGGGTTTTTCTTGCAGCCGACGATGGAGGCCCCCACGCTGAAGGCGTTGAAGCCGCGCACCAGAAGCGTCCCCAGGGCCGTATCGCGGCAGATCTTCAGCCCGAGCGGGAAGGGCTTCTCCTTGGGGAGATGGAAGGCGGCCGTGTTCAAGAGCACGATGCGCCCGATCCGCTCCGGGTGCCGGTTGGCGTACCCCATGCCGATCATCCCGCCCCAGTCGTGCAGCACCAGGGTGATCTTCCCTTCCGGGTGCAGGTGGTCGATCAGGCGCTCCAGGTCGTCGATGCGGCGCGCGAGCGTGTAGTCGTAGCGGTCGTCGCCGGGCTTGTCCGAGAAGCCGCAGCCGATGTGGTCCGGAACGATGCAGCGGAAATTGTCGCGCAGCGCCAGCACCAGGTTTCGGTAGTAGAAGGACCAGGAAGGGTTCCCGTGCACCATGACCACAGGCTCGCCCGCGCCCTCGTCGAGGTAGTGGTAGGAGAGGCCGCCCAGGTCCAGCGTGCGTCCGGTGAAGGGGTAGTGCGCTTTTATATCAAGAGTCATTAGATACTCACCTGTGTCTGTGTGTTCGTCGGACGCTGAAGGGGACTGGCTCCGCAAGGTGCCTGTCCCCCTGAGCGGGAGTCGCCCGAGCGGGAGTCGTGTTAGTAGCGATTGAGACAACCTTCCCTCACCCCGACCCTCTCCCAAAGGGCGAGGGGGAGCTTGCGGAAGTCTGTGAGTAGCGGGTGAAACAATCTGCCCTGCATCTCTGCGAGATTGCGTGGTTGAGGGGCGGGGGGGGTGAGGGAAATCTTTTACCAATCCACCCCAAGCATCAGGCAGTTGAGTCCGCTCCCTATCCCAAGAAGCGCCACCCGGTCTCCCTCGGAGAGGACGTCCCTCTCATCGGCAAGCGCCGCCGTGAGGGGCAGAGAGACGGTCCCCATGTTCCCCAGGAATTCGTAGCTGGTGAAGTCCTTCTGCAGCGGAATTCCCAACGTCTTCAAGATTGCGCTTTGGTGCGCGCTGCCCACCTGGTGGCAGACAACCCGGTCTACGTCGTGCTCGCCCCAGCCCACCTCGGGAAGAAACTGCTCCCAGGTACGGCGGCCGAGCTCGACCCCATAGTTCATCACGCTGACCGCATCGGTGCTCATGGACTGCGCGAAGCCTCCCTTGCCGTCGGGGGTGATGCCCCAGAGGCAAAGGGCGTGGTGCTCCGGGGCCGCCTGGGTCAGGCCGCCGCGCAGGCGCCGCCTGCCGGATTTGGAGAAGGAGCCGTCGGTCAAGAGCACGGCCACCGCGCCGGAGCCGCCGGTGAGGGTGGCGAGCGAACTGGCGAAGTTCTCCATGCTCCTGTCCTCGAGCATGCGGGCGATCATGATGTCGTTGATTTCCCTGGCGCTCTCGCAGGAGACCACCAGACCCGCGCGGATCTGCCCCAGCTCGATGCGGTTCGCGACCTCGAGGATGCCGTTCAAGACGCCGAGGCAGGCGTTGGAGAGGTCCAGCACCGCGACGTTTCCCGAGATGCCGAGCCCGGCGGCCACGCGGCAGGCGGTGGCAGGTTCGAACCGCTCGCGGCAGACGCCGGTGTAAAGGAGCGCCCCGATCTCGCTGGCAGGGACGCCGGCAGCCGAAAGCGCCTTTTTGCCGGCGGCCACGGCCCCCTTGGAAAGCTGGAAACCAGGCTCCCACCAGCGCCGTTCGCGAATGCCGGTCAGCGCCTGGAGTTGTCCGGGGGTGAAGTGCAGGGTTTTGTAAAGCGGTTCGAGCCGCGCCTCCAGCTCGTCGGAAGTGACGACCACCGGAGCCAGCTCGTAGCCGAAAGATTCGATAAATACCTTGGAATACTTCATTCATCACCTTAAAAACGGAAGCTTAAAATCAAAAAAGCATGACCACAGAGGACTCGGAGGTTCACGGGGGTCACGGAGGAAAACCAAATTCTATTTATTGTTGAACCAGCACCCGAGACCTCAATTACAAGCCTCGCTACACAGGATCACAGAGGAGAGCAGTTCATAGCTCCCTCCCCCCTTGCGGGGGAGGGTTGGGGTGGGGGGGACGGCGCCATTGACGACTTCGTTGGCAGCTTCACCCACCCCTCGATCCCCTCCCGTCAAGGGAGGGGAAGAGTATGTTCTTGCGCCGACCACTGCGAACATGGCCGCCTCCATCAAATACCGCCTACCCCCGCTCCAACTGCAGCGTGAAGTCGTTCATCTGGTAAATGGCACGCCCGTCCACATACAGGAACCCGGCGGCAGTAAGTACCTTGTTGGCGTCATCGACGGCGGTGATCCAGGCAACTACGGTGACTTCCTTATTGGTCGGCACCACTTGGCCGCGGTAGAGCCAGCGGTGCTCCCGCTCCAGCGCCACAGCCGCAAGAGTGTCACCCTCCTGCCAGCCCCAACGCTCGACCGCCGCAAACTTTACCAGTTGCAGGAACGACTCAAGCCCCAGCGACCCCGGCGTCACCGGGTCTTCGTAGAAGTGCGCTTTGAAGTACCAGTCGTTCGGGTCAACCAGTTTGGTCCCTTTCAGGTAACCGAGACCGGCCGGGCCGCCGTCGGCGACGTAGAGTTCGATCTGGTCGATCATCCTCAGCTTCTTCTCTGGGTATGGGCGGCTCTCGGGATAGAGGAGCTTCTTTCCTCGCGCGACCTCTTCCGCCGTCGGCTGGTGCGGGGCCGCTTCCCTGATGCCGACTTGGTTCGCCAGCGCCTCTTTGGCGAAGAAGCCGAACATGGTGTCCCCCTCATAGAGGACGCCCTGGCGGTCGGCTACGCTGAAGCTGAACTCCTGGATGATCATCCCGCCGCTGGTCGCCGCCTTGGTGAGGGTGGCGGTCGCGGTGAGCGTGCCGGTCTCAGGCGTCACGGCCCGGTGCTGCACCGCCGTTCCTCCCAGGTTCCTGAAGGAGATGTCGTTGGGGGTGGTGAGCGCGGAGCCCACGTAGGCTGCGAGCCAGCCGCAGGGCTGCAGTGCCGCTTCAAGCAGCACGGAGAAGGGCATGCGCGCCTGGCGGTCGGCGGCGAAATACCACTCGTCCACCGGGATGTCGTACTGCGCTTCGGCCATCGCTCCGGGGACCATCTGCCAGGGCTCGCCACGCACCGCGGTGACCCGGTCCATGAACTGGAAGGGAGGTCCGGGGAGCCGGGCGATCTTTCTCCCGCTGTCGAAGATCCGGTACCTGTCGCCGAACCCTTCGGACGGCTTGCCGTTACTGTAAGCGAGGATCTGCGCCTTGGTGTAGACGGCAGGTTTCACGTCGTAGCCGGCGGCTGACTGGGCCGGCACAGCAGCTATTATGCTAAGCAGTTCCTGGCCCTTGGCACCCCAAAGTTCAAGCAGCGCTTGATGGTTGGTTCCGGTCAGCTGGGCGGACATGTTGGTGATCTCGACGATCGGCTTGCCGTCGGCGTACATCAGAGCGTCCACGATGGCGTAGGGCTCGGGGCGGTAACCGAGCTCGCGCACCGTGACCTCGTAGGTGACCACCTTGGTTGTCTCCAGCACCTGACCGCGGCAGCAAAGCTGGCTGGCGACGCCGGGAACGGGTTGCCACGCGGCGCCGTCAGACTCGGCGACCCATCCCAGGCGCAGCAGGAAGATGCGCAGCGTGTGCATGCAGCACTCGTACATGAGGGTGCCGGGCATGACGCGGTCGTCGACGAAGTGGCAGGTGATGAACCAGTCGTCCGGGTGGATGTCGGCCTCGGCGCGGATGAAGCCCAGGCCGCAGCGACCGCCGTCGGGCACCAGTTCCATGACGCGGTGCACGAGTTCCATCCTGCCGCCCGGTATGGTTAGTGGTCTGCCTACGCGAAGTCCTGCGAAGAGGGGGCCGAAGCAGGCCGCGAGATCCCCCCTGCGTAGCGCGTTCAACTGATCCGCGCTGTAGGCTGCTGGCTGCATCGGCACCAGGTACTTCCAGTCCGGCGGGAGCTTGCCTGTCTTGGGGCGGAGGTCGATGGCGCCCCGCACGATCCCCTTGCCGGCGTCCAGTTCGCCCTGGGTGAAGAACCCGGCGCAGCCGTTGCGCATGGATAGAAGCGGCTCCCCGTTCACCGTCGCCTCGAAGTGGAAACGGAACAGGTAGGTCTCGCCCTGGCGGAAGAAGCGCTCGATGCGGATGTCGTAGTTGATGGTTTCGCCCGGCCCCGGGAGCTCGCGGTGGAAGGTGACCACGGCGTCCAGCAGGCGATATACCGCCAGTCCCTTGGTGATGAAGTCGATCCCCAGGTAGCCGGAAAGAAAGAGGTCCGCCTGACCGGCCTCGACTGCGATGCAGGTCGGGATGCGGCCACCATCCAGGTACCAGGCGCCCGGATGCACGTCGTGCTGGGTCACCACGCGGCCGCTGGTCATGGATTTGGGCTCACCCTCCAGCGCCACGATGCGGTGCACCAGTTGCAGCGGCGTGTCGGGGAGCCGGACGCGGGTCGGGAAGCTGTCCGCCTCGGCGAACTCGGGCCCGAGCATCTTGGCGACGGAGCCCACGGCGAACTCGAAGCACATCTGCTCGTCGTAGAGCGCGGGAAGGGCGCCGGGGTAGGGGGCAGGCCGCACTGTCACCGGGGGGGCTGCGGGTACTGCCGCAGCCGGTTCCGGAGACCATCCCGGATAATTACCCGTTGCCGGGAAAGCAGATGCCGCATCCAGTGGCATCCCCGCGGCCAGCATCTGCTGCTGCAGGGATATCTGCAGCGCCAGCGTCTCGGCGATGGAACGGCTCAGGTCGGTGGCGACGCGCAGGTAAGCCTCATGGGCCTGCTGGGATGCTTCCTGGGCGGCGGCGAATTCGCGCAGCAGCGGTTCCTGGATCGCACCCTGGATGGGGAGCGGCGAAACGGCCTGTAGTGGCGCGGGGTTCACTTGCGGCTGCCCCATCTGGGGCTGAGCCGCCTGAGGCTGCGCCTGAGTTGCGGCATTGTGTGTCGATGGTGCTGTCGGTGCAACCACTTGATCTGCAGCCGGAATCGACAACGTACTTACCGGCGCATCTGTGGACCGCCTTATCTGGGGGGGCTGCGGTACGGCTACCTTGGTTGCGGCAGGTGCGGCGGAAACGGGCGCCTGCGGCCTGACAGGCGGTGCCGCCTGTGCCGGTGCGGAAGCTTCCATTCCCGGGCGCGACGGTGCAAAGGGGTCGCCGCCGGTAGTGAAGCGAAGGGATTTCCCCTCGCCGACTAAGGCCGTGGCGCTGACACGCGCCGGTGCGAGGGCGAACAACGGTTCGAAGTCGACGGGAACGCGCTCGGAGGTGAGCTGGGCCAAAAGCCGCAGCAGGGCCGAATTGGCGTCCACCCCGGGGAGGCAGACGGAACGCGCCATGTGGGGGCGTCCGGCGAGGATGCGGCCGATCATGCGGCTGCAGGAGCCGCCCGGTCCCATCTCGATGAAGTACCTTACCCCTTCGGCGTAGGCCGCCTCGATCACCTTGGGGTAATCGATCCCCTCGATGGCCTGGGAGAGGATCGAGTCGGCTGCGGAGCGCCGGTGAACCTGGTACGCCGCGCCGGCGGCGCCGCTGTAGAAGGTAACCCCAGCAGGAGGGGTGGTGTTGAAGTTGTGCAGGTCACGGTAAGGGTTGGCCACCTGGCGCGCCACCTCGCAGTGCACCGTGGTGACACCCTGCAGCGGGAAGAAGCGGCAGTCCAGCATGGCGACCAGATGCTTCACCCACTTCACGTCGCCGCCGATGACGCATTCATCGGGGGTGTTGACAATGAGGAGGTAGACGCGCGAGGTTTTCTTCAGCGCGCGCCGCACCTCGCGGGCCGGGGCGTCGACCACGCCGATGCTCCAGTGGATTTCCTTCCCCTCGGTTTCCCCCCAAGCCTCCCGGGCGGCGCGGCATTCGCCGGCCAGGTCGCGGGTGAAGAGGGTGGAGGCCTTCATGCGCGACAGCATGAGGTCGCGCTCGATCCAGGTGCGGCTGCCGAAGAGGCCCGCGGATTCTCCCAGGCTGTAGCCGATCACGGCGCTGGGGTCGATGCCGAATTGCCGCACCACGTCGGTCACGGCGCAGCCGGTAGCGACCTGGCCGAAGATGACCGCCAGGTGGTTCTCGTTGACGCTCTCCATGGGGGCGCCGTTCCAGAACTGCTCCGGCTGGAACTGGTCGCGCAGGTAGAGGTTCTCGCCGTCCTGGCGGCGGTAGACCTGCGGCCAGCGGGCGGACAACTCCATCCCCATCCCGGCGAAGTGGTTGCCGGAACCTGGATAGACGAAGCCGATCTTGCCCGATTTCCCTATGGGCTCGGCGCTGAAGAAGATGCGGTCGCGAAGCGACGGGTGAAGCACCGCATCGGCGTAGGCCGGGTCGGACTGCACCATCCGCTCCCCCTGCAGGCAAAGGGATGAAAGCTCTTCGAGGCTGCGCGCTACCAGGGCTATCGCCAGCGGCTCGCCGGCCAGGCTCCTCTGGCTGAGCAGGTCGTGCGATAGCGCGGAGAGGGACGGCGCCGGCTTTTTCTCCGCCTGCTGCTTCAACTGCTGCAGGCGCTCGGCCAACTGCTCTCGGTCGGCGCCGGCGACGCAGAAGAGATACTCCTCCCACCCGCCCAACGGCGCGACCTTCTCGGCCGCAGCTTTCGGCTGCTCCTTGTCGTACCCCAGAAGCACCACGTGGCTGCAACTGCCGTCCACACCGAAGACGCTGACGCCGGCGTGGCGCGGCCCCTCGCAGCGGTTCCTGAGCCAGAAGCGCGAGGCCTCCGGCAGGAAGAGCGAACCGCTTCCGGAGACCTTTCCGAGCGGCCGCTCGCCGGAGCGGGCCCCGGGGATGATCTCCTGGTAAAGCGCAAGGCAGCCGCGGACCAGCGAGGCTAGGCCGCTGGCGGCGCCGGTGTGCCCTATGTCCGCCTTGACGCTGGCGACGGCCAAGCGCCTTTGTGAGGCTGCGGCGTGTGCGGGGTCGTCGAAGAACTCGGCAAGGGCTGCCGCTTCCATGCGGTCCTCGGCGGCGTGCCCGCTGCCATGGGCTTCGAGGTAGCCGACCTTGTCCGGTGTGATGCCGGCCTCGCCATAGGCGCGCTCCAGAGCGTGCCGGTAAGCGGCTGTGCCTGGTAGCATCAGATCGCCGCTGGCGGTACCCAGGCCGCCGATCACGGCGTAGATCCTGTCCCCGTCGCGCTCCGCGTCTTCCAGACGTTTGAGGATCACGCTGGCCGCGCCTTCCCCGACGATGGCGCCGTCTGCGGACTGGTCGAATGGGGTTGCGCTGCCGAAGCGGGAGTAGGGGCGTCCCAGGTGCTGGCCGATTGCCGCCCTCAGGTCGCCGGCAAGGTCGACGGCGCCTACTACAGCGCGGTCGATCTCCTCGCTTTGGAGTTGGCGCACCGCGGTCTCCAGGGCGCGCAGGCCGGAGCTTTCCTCGCTGGAGAGGGTGAAGCTGGGGCCGCCGCAGCGGAACTCGCGGGCGACGCGGCTCGCCACGACGCTTCCCAAAGCACCCATGGTCCGGTTGGCGCTCAGTGCCGGGCCGGCCGCTTCACGCAGCTGCGCGACCCACTGCTCGAATTCCTGTTCGCTCAGGTTGAGGCCCAGCTCCTTCTCCCACTGCCGCGCCTTTTCGGCTATGGACCAGCGGAAGGCGAAGTTGGTGCTGTTCAGGTCGAGGGCGATGCCGATGAAGACGCCGGCGCGCAGGTTCTCCTTCTTGTCCATACCCGCGTCGGCGATGGCCGCGGCGGCCGACTGCAGCATGAGGAGCTGCTGTGGGAGCATCTCTTCCAGCTCCTTGGGCGGAATGCGGAACTGCCCAGGGCTCTGGTCGAACTGGTCCAGATAGAAGCCGGCGAAGGGGGTCTCCTTCAGTTTCTCCTTGGCGAACCAGGCGCTCTTCTCGGCTCCCCACCAGTCCTTGGGCTGGGTCGGGCGGGCCGGTGTACCTCCGCCCAAGACGCGTGCCTGGAAGGAGGTGAGGTCCTGCCACTCTCCGAAACGGGCGTCCAGGCCCACGACGGCTATGGGGCAACCTTTTGCCGGGGCGGGGGAGGCGGTAGCCTCGCTCTCAGGGAGCCACTCCTCGACCAGCAGGTGGCCGTTGATGCCGCCGAAGCCGAAGGCGGAGACGGCGGCGCGGCGCGGGACGGAGTCTCCGCGCCTTTTCCAGGGAGCGGCGCTCTGCAGCACCCGGAAGGGGCTTTGTTCCAGCTGGAAGTTGGCCGGCGCGGCGTTGAAGTTGGCGGTGGGGGGAAGCGTCTCCTCCGCCATGGACAGGAGCACTTTGGTGAGTGCTGCCGAACCAGCCGCGGTCAGAAGGTGGCCGATGTTCGACTTGACCGACCCGATGACGCACCCTTTACGCGCTTCTGGCGTCTCGCCCCAAAGCTCCCTGAGGCTCGCGACTTCGGTGGCGTCACCTACCGGGGTGCCTGTTGCGTGGCACTCGATCAGGTCGACGTCCTGCGGTTCCCATCCCGCTTTGGCGTAGGCGGCGCGCATGGCGCGCAGCTGCCCGTCGGAAAGGGGGGCCAGGAGGCTCCCACCCACGTCGTTGGAAAGACCTATTCCCTTGATTACGCCGTAGATCTTGTCTCCCTGCGCCACGGCGTCCTCGAGCCTTTTCAGCACGAAGATACCCGCGCCTTCGCCCACGACCAGGCCGTCGCCGCTCGCATCAAACGGGGAGCATATGCCGCGGCGCGACAGCGCGCGCAGTTGGGAGAAGCCCATCTGGGTGTAGAGCGGGTCGGGACGGGAGAGCCCGCCGGTGAGCATGGCGTCGGCGCGACCGGAGAGAAGCTCGTCGCAGGCAAGCTTGATGGCGTAGATGGAGGAGGCGCAGGCTGCGTCGAGGGTGCAGCAGCCGCCACCCAGGCCGAGAGCCGCGGAAAGAAGGCCCGCAGGGAGACCGGCCACGTAGCGGTTCAGCCCCTGCGGGATCGGTGCGTCCCCCGCGTGCCCGAGGAGTTTCTCCTCGAAGTTCCGTCCCAAAAGGGCGCGGGAGAGCTCGGCGGATTTCTCGCTGGGAAGCGCCAGGTTGCCGATGATGACGCCGATACGGGAGCGGTCGACCCCGGTGGTGACGGCGGAGTCGAAGGCCCTTTTGCCGGCGTGCAGCAGCAGGTGGAACAGGGGATCGAGCCCCGAGGCAAGCTCCGGGTCGATGTTGAGCCCCGAAAGGCTCGCCAGGGGAGGTATGGAGTCGATGAAGCAGCCGCGCTTGGAGTAGACGTGGTCCGGCTTTCCCGCCTCCGGGTGGAAGGCGGTATCGGCCGGGAGCTGCCAGCGCCCGGCCGGGACCTCGCGGGCGGCGCTTTTAGCGTTGCGGATGTTATTCCAGAAAGTTGTCAGTTCCGGCGCGTCGGGAAAGATCCCGCCGATGCCGACGATTGCCACGGAAGGCGACTGCTGCTTCATGCCTATGCCGCCCCCAATGCAACGGAAACGGTCCGCAGCTTGTTACGCTGGAAGGCCTGCTTGAGGGACGGGTCGATGACGCACTCGTATCCCTCCAGGCGCGCTACGAGCTTGCCGGTGTTGCGGTCCAGGAACTCCATGTCGGCGCTGGCGCCGCGCGGGTTCTCGGAGGTGACGCGGATCACCACCTGGGCCCCTTCCTTCGGGAAGGATTCCTGGAACTGGCGGTAGCGCCCGGCGAAGCAGGGGAGCGATCCGGCGCCGAAGCGCTCGAAGCTCCAGAGGATCATCATCTGGAAGGCGCTGTCCACGACCAGCGGATCGGTGAGCCAGGCGCTCCTCAAGGGGCGGCGGATCCATTTGCCCGGCGCGGGCGCGCCCTTAACCGAGGCAGCGATTCCCTTGGCGGAGCAGCCGTCGACGTGCTCGATGCCGTGCAGGTCGGGGCCGTGGAAGAGGCGCTCGTTGTTGTAGATGACCCCGTCGTGCGGCGCGTAGGCGGTGGCCGGTATCTCGGTGATGGAGCGGATACCCTCCACGTGTTTGGTGGCGAGGACGATCTGGGCGCGGGCGTGGAGTATGGTCCTGCCGTTGACGCCGGGGCTGGAGAGCTCGACCGGCACCAGCCAGAACGATTCCTTCTTCACGGCGCGCCCGGCCAGCACGCTCAAGGGGAACGAGGTGTTGTCCTCGAAGACCACCCCTTTGCAGATGCGAAGATCGTTGAAGCCGTGGAAACGGAAACCGGGGTTGCCGTGGAGCGCGCCGTGGGCGAGCCATTCCACGATGACCGCCATGGGGACCACCGCTTTCCCGTCCAAAACGTGCGAGCGCAGGAACGGGAATTCCGGGACGGTCAGGGTCAGCGCGAACGCCTCGGAGAGGTTCTCGGGCTTCGCCGCGGAGGAGGCCGGGGCGGCTGCTCCCTTCTGCTCGGGGAGCTGGGCGATGGCTACGATCTCGACCGGCGCGCCGGCAGCGGAGATTTCTCTGGCGAGGAAGTCGCCGCCTTCGGTGAGGTCGATCACGCCGATCCCCTCGGCTGCAAAGACCTTCTTGAGTGCCGGGGTGACCATGCCGCCGTCCCAGGGACC
Proteins encoded in this region:
- a CDS encoding type I polyketide synthase, translated to MKQQSPSVAIVGIGGIFPDAPELTTFWNNIRNAKSAAREVPAGRWQLPADTAFHPEAGKPDHVYSKRGCFIDSIPPLASLSGLNIDPELASGLDPLFHLLLHAGKRAFDSAVTTGVDRSRIGVIIGNLALPSEKSAELSRALLGRNFEEKLLGHAGDAPIPQGLNRYVAGLPAGLLSAALGLGGGCCTLDAACASSIYAIKLACDELLSGRADAMLTGGLSRPDPLYTQMGFSQLRALSRRGICSPFDASGDGLVVGEGAGIFVLKRLEDAVAQGDKIYGVIKGIGLSNDVGGSLLAPLSDGQLRAMRAAYAKAGWEPQDVDLIECHATGTPVGDATEVASLRELWGETPEARKGCVIGSVKSNIGHLLTAAGSAALTKVLLSMAEETLPPTANFNAAPANFQLEQSPFRVLQSAAPWKRRGDSVPRRAAVSAFGFGGINGHLLVEEWLPESEATASPAPAKGCPIAVVGLDARFGEWQDLTSFQARVLGGGTPARPTQPKDWWGAEKSAWFAKEKLKETPFAGFYLDQFDQSPGQFRIPPKELEEMLPQQLLMLQSAAAAIADAGMDKKENLRAGVFIGIALDLNSTNFAFRWSIAEKARQWEKELGLNLSEQEFEQWVAQLREAAGPALSANRTMGALGSVVASRVAREFRCGGPSFTLSSEESSGLRALETAVRQLQSEEIDRAVVGAVDLAGDLRAAIGQHLGRPYSRFGSATPFDQSADGAIVGEGAASVILKRLEDAERDGDRIYAVIGGLGTASGDLMLPGTAAYRHALERAYGEAGITPDKVGYLEAHGSGHAAEDRMEAAALAEFFDDPAHAAASQRRLAVASVKADIGHTGAASGLASLVRGCLALYQEIIPGARSGERPLGKVSGSGSLFLPEASRFWLRNRCEGPRHAGVSVFGVDGSCSHVVLLGYDKEQPKAAAEKVAPLGGWEEYLFCVAGADREQLAERLQQLKQQAEKKPAPSLSALSHDLLSQRSLAGEPLAIALVARSLEELSSLCLQGERMVQSDPAYADAVLHPSLRDRIFFSAEPIGKSGKIGFVYPGSGNHFAGMGMELSARWPQVYRRQDGENLYLRDQFQPEQFWNGAPMESVNENHLAVIFGQVATGCAVTDVVRQFGIDPSAVIGYSLGESAGLFGSRTWIERDLMLSRMKASTLFTRDLAGECRAAREAWGETEGKEIHWSIGVVDAPAREVRRALKKTSRVYLLIVNTPDECVIGGDVKWVKHLVAMLDCRFFPLQGVTTVHCEVARQVANPYRDLHNFNTTPPAGVTFYSGAAGAAYQVHRRSAADSILSQAIEGIDYPKVIEAAYAEGVRYFIEMGPGGSCSRMIGRILAGRPHMARSVCLPGVDANSALLRLLAQLTSERVPVDFEPLFALAPARVSATALVGEGKSLRFTTGGDPFAPSRPGMEASAPAQAAPPVRPQAPVSAAPAATKVAVPQPPQIRRSTDAPVSTLSIPAADQVVAPTAPSTHNAATQAQPQAAQPQMGQPQVNPAPLQAVSPLPIQGAIQEPLLREFAAAQEASQQAHEAYLRVATDLSRSIAETLALQISLQQQMLAAGMPLDAASAFPATGNYPGWSPEPAAAVPAAPPVTVRPAPYPGALPALYDEQMCFEFAVGSVAKMLGPEFAEADSFPTRVRLPDTPLQLVHRIVALEGEPKSMTSGRVVTQHDVHPGAWYLDGGRIPTCIAVEAGQADLFLSGYLGIDFITKGLAVYRLLDAVVTFHRELPGPGETINYDIRIERFFRQGETYLFRFHFEATVNGEPLLSMRNGCAGFFTQGELDAGKGIVRGAIDLRPKTGKLPPDWKYLVPMQPAAYSADQLNALRRGDLAACFGPLFAGLRVGRPLTIPGGRMELVHRVMELVPDGGRCGLGFIRAEADIHPDDWFITCHFVDDRVMPGTLMYECCMHTLRIFLLRLGWVAESDGAAWQPVPGVASQLCCRGQVLETTKVVTYEVTVRELGYRPEPYAIVDALMYADGKPIVEITNMSAQLTGTNHQALLELWGAKGQELLSIIAAVPAQSAAGYDVKPAVYTKAQILAYSNGKPSEGFGDRYRIFDSGRKIARLPGPPFQFMDRVTAVRGEPWQMVPGAMAEAQYDIPVDEWYFAADRQARMPFSVLLEAALQPCGWLAAYVGSALTTPNDISFRNLGGTAVQHRAVTPETGTLTATATLTKAATSGGMIIQEFSFSVADRQGVLYEGDTMFGFFAKEALANQVGIREAAPHQPTAEEVARGKKLLYPESRPYPEKKLRMIDQIELYVADGGPAGLGYLKGTKLVDPNDWYFKAHFYEDPVTPGSLGLESFLQLVKFAAVERWGWQEGDTLAAVALEREHRWLYRGQVVPTNKEVTVVAWITAVDDANKVLTAAGFLYVDGRAIYQMNDFTLQLERG